In one Gemmatimonadaceae bacterium genomic region, the following are encoded:
- a CDS encoding PEP-CTERM sorting domain-containing protein: MRRKSLGVALAAVAAVSPLSAQTWQAIGTPNNTGTGAYWNSFSDDVAGSNVCNAGAILTNTPALAATSCNAQAPVYLPLSPAPLATTDVFLGGTAGANPGSFRFAAGQYNFALIGRIAGTPSTTWGIVTESGMVISAATLVSGTQSISSTFAVWISQAQPAAGVGSIWTSTMQNGVTAPAVGAATSDNQQFAVFAKDGTASVTTDGIGAIISGSTYSTFYVGMEDNVNGGRGFTGTQTSATNISDRDYQDIIISVTPVPEPATVGLMGFGLLALAGIAKRRKA; this comes from the coding sequence CGCTCTGGCGGCTGTTGCGGCGGTTTCGCCGCTCAGCGCACAGACCTGGCAGGCAATTGGGACCCCGAACAACACAGGTACGGGGGCGTACTGGAACAGCTTCTCGGACGACGTCGCTGGTTCGAACGTCTGTAACGCTGGCGCCATCCTCACCAACACCCCGGCCCTCGCGGCCACGTCCTGCAATGCGCAGGCCCCGGTGTACCTCCCGCTGAGCCCGGCTCCGCTGGCGACCACCGACGTGTTCCTCGGCGGCACCGCGGGTGCCAACCCGGGTTCGTTCCGCTTCGCTGCTGGCCAGTACAACTTCGCGCTGATCGGCCGCATCGCCGGCACGCCCAGCACGACCTGGGGCATCGTCACGGAGTCGGGCATGGTGATCAGCGCTGCGACGCTCGTCTCGGGCACGCAGAGCATCAGCAGCACCTTCGCGGTGTGGATCTCGCAGGCTCAGCCGGCCGCAGGTGTGGGCTCGATCTGGACCTCGACGATGCAGAACGGCGTGACCGCCCCGGCCGTCGGCGCCGCGACCAGCGATAACCAGCAGTTCGCCGTGTTCGCCAAGGATGGTACTGCCTCGGTCACCACGGACGGCATCGGCGCCATCATCTCGGGCTCCACGTACAGCACGTTCTACGTCGGCATGGAAGACAATGTCAACGGCGGCCGCGGCTTCACGGGCACCCAGACGTCGGCGACGAACATCTCGGATCGCGATTACCAGGACATCATCATCTCGGTCACCCCTGTGCCGGAGCCGGCCACGGTTGGTCTGATGGGCTTCGGCCTCCTTGCCCTCGCTGGCATCGCCAAGCGCCGCAAGGCCTGA